The segment GCCGCCGGAGCCGACGCCCCGCGAGAAGATGCGCATCGCTGTCCTGCATTTGGACCGTCTCGTTGCCTTGAAATCGGAGGCTGTCGCGGTGAAGGATATGCGCAAGCATATGGCCTGGTACTTGAAAGGGATGAAGGGCGCGGCACGCATTAAGGACGCTATCATGGAAGCAGTAGAGCGGGACCAGATGGTCAGCATTCTGGAAAGCTTCGTGCAGGAGCTGGAGGCTGAAGCGGATCAAGCTGTCGCTTCCTTAATGCGCAATGAATCCGTAGATGAGCAGGCCGCCGTACATTGATTGACCATAAGTAACGGCTTCCATTTACAACGTTGGTCGTCATTGACAATTCCATAAGCATGCCATATAATCATGCAATATAAAAAAGGGCATCACGTAGGGATTGGGCGGCCTGTCATCATGACAGGTTACCATCATATATATAGTTTACATGTGCTCGTGGTTCCAGACGGAAGGAACACGAAATATCACACGACGGGAGTTAGTTGTAGATGAGCGAAAAGGAAGTCATTTTAACCCAGGAAGGCTTGAAAAAACTCGAAGAAGAGCTCGAAAACCTGAAATCCGTGAAGCGTCGTGAAGTGGCGGAGCGGATTAAAGTGGCTATCGGCTATGGAGATATTAGCGAGAACTCGGAATACGAGGATGCGAAGAATGAGCAAGCCTTCATTGAAGGCCGTGTCATTACTTTGGAGAAGATGCTTCGCAATGCGCGGATTATCAACGATGACGAAGTTGACACGGAAACGGTGAACATTGGCTCCAAGGTCATTCTCAAGGATCTGGAGTTCGGCGATACGGTCGAATACACCATCGTGGGCACAGCGGAATCCGACCCGTCACAGAACAAAATTTCCAACGAGAGCCCCGTTGGCAAAGCGATTCTCGGCAAGAAGAAAGGCTCCACGGTTGATGTCAACGTTCCAGCCGGCATTATTCAGTATAAAATCATGGATATCAAGAAATAAGGTCGTGCAGAAAGACGGGATGATTCGCAGGAAAGCTTCCATCGGAAGCTTTTTTGCATGACTAGGCCCCGCGAAAGTACTCGGAATAAGCTGCGAAGCTATACTTCACTTTTGTGGGTCATCTAACGAAGGAGATGGATAGATTGACGCAAGATACTGAACTCAATGAACTGCTGCAAATTCGGAGGGACAAGCTGGGGCAGCTTCGCGATCTAGGTATAGATCCATTCGGCCGCAAGTTTGACCGCACCCATCATGCCGATCAAATCCTGAATGAGTATGGCGACCAAAGCAAGGAGGCGTTGGATGCTGAGCCGGCAGTTGTGAAGATTGCAGGCCGCATCATGCAAAAGCGCTCTATGGGGAAGGCCGGATTTGCGCATATTCAGGATATGACTGGCAAAATACAGATTTATGTCCGCAAGGACGCCGTAGGCGATACGCTGTTTGAAGCCTACGACATGCTCGATATTGGCGATATGATCGGGGTGGAAGGAACGGTATTCAAGACGAAGACAGGGGAAACCTCAGTGAAGGCGACAAGTCTTGTAGTATTGACCAAGTCTTTGATACCGTTGCCCGAGAAGTTCCATGGTTTGAAGGATGTGGAGCTGCGCTACCGCCAGCGGTACCTCGATTTGATTGTGAATCCGGAAGTGAAGCAAACCTTCATTCTTCGTTCGAAAATCATCCAATCGATGCGTCGCTATCTGGACTCCATCGGATTTCTGGAAGTCGAAACGCCAACGATGCATGCGATTGCGGGGGGCGCCTCGGCGAAGCCTTTTATTACACATCACAATGCGTTGGAC is part of the Xylanibacillus composti genome and harbors:
- the greA gene encoding transcription elongation factor GreA, whose translation is MSEKEVILTQEGLKKLEEELENLKSVKRREVAERIKVAIGYGDISENSEYEDAKNEQAFIEGRVITLEKMLRNARIINDDEVDTETVNIGSKVILKDLEFGDTVEYTIVGTAESDPSQNKISNESPVGKAILGKKKGSTVDVNVPAGIIQYKIMDIKK